The following are encoded in a window of Phaseolus vulgaris cultivar G19833 chromosome 3, P. vulgaris v2.0, whole genome shotgun sequence genomic DNA:
- the LOC137839434 gene encoding uncharacterized protein, producing the protein MPTYARFMKDLLTKKRRLKEQGIVELEAGCSAIIQKSLPQKSKDPRTFTLTVTIGNFTVAKALLDLGASINLMPLSMLKKIGDVEIFPTRMTLQLADRSIKYPHEIVEDLLVKVDKFYFPVDFVIMDIKEDVEVPLILERPFMKTAKIMIDVDEGKL; encoded by the coding sequence ATGCCTACGTATGCCAGATTTATGAAGGATTTGTTGACCAAGAAGAGAAGATTAAAAGAACAAGGAATTGTGGAGCTAGAAGCAGGATGTAGTGCCATTATTCAAAAATCATTGCCACAAAAATCTAAAGATCCTAGGACTTTTACTTTGACAGTCACAATAGGAAATTTTACAGTGGCCAAAGCATTACTAGATCTTGGGGCAAGCATAAATCTGATGCCACTATCTATGTTGAAGAAAATCGGGGATGTTGAAATTTTTCCTACAAGGATGACATTGCAATTAGCTGACAGATCAATAAAATATCCACATGAGATAGTAGAAGATCTTTTGGTGAAGGTAGACAAATTTTATTTCCCAGTTGATTTTGTGATCATGGACATAAAGGAAGATGTTGAAGTACCTCTCATTCTTGAACGCCCATTTATGAAGACTGCAAAAATTATGATTGATGTGGATGAAGGAAAGTTGTAG
- the LOC137806935 gene encoding uncharacterized protein: MGSPTSRVVFRTVVVALLLLLVFYIGRPLYWKISATVHDIRNNKQTVREGLSQIVMEAQKSVGWYHDESDSGVRAANRKLLLHNPLSTLFA; the protein is encoded by the exons ATGGGTTCACCGACATCAAGGGTTGTTTTCCGTACTGTAGTGGTTgcgcttctgcttcttcttgtCTTCTACATTGGTCGCCCTCTCTATTGGAAAATCTCCGCCACCGTCCACGACATCCGCAACAACAAGCAAACTGTCAGAGAAG GTCTTTCCCAAATCGTCATGGAGGCTCAGAAATCTGTGGGGTGGTATCACGACGAGTCCGACTCAGGGGTTCGTGCCGCCAATCGAAAGCTGCTTCTTCACAATCCCCTTTCTACACTTTTTGCTTAG